The Metopolophium dirhodum isolate CAU chromosome 4, ASM1992520v1, whole genome shotgun sequence DNA window TTGCAGATTAAGCGACCGTACAAAATCggaataaatatactatatgctatgtaggtattaaattatagcGTTAAacgtaatcattataatattatcgttgggTGATTTCCTCGTCGCGTTGTCCGCGTATAATCAGAATAAtccatcaaatttttttaaagtcaaACTATTGTTGTGCTCATTGTAAATTTTCTTGTTTTGAATAATGACAAATCATCATTGATGTCGTTCGCGATCCACTTCGGTAAGCGGTTCTACGGCTCATCGGCCTTATCGTATACACTCTGACGTGCGGCTTTTACAAGTGATAGTGGCAAAGAACCGTTCGAAATTTACATTCAACAATTAGTTACATTTATCACTGCGCCCGTGTCGTCAAATGATGGGCGGCTACATCAACGCGCAATTTTGGCGGACGACATCGAAGGAggaaactaattataataatgtactgaTAACATCATGCCAACACTTTTTAATATTCGTCTTGACCACGAGGTGATTGGAAATATCAGGTTGGAAAGTTACgaattcgtaaaaaatatataacttaacaTTTTACTAGAACGCAGTAGTCACGAgtcatagtatttaataatattacgagaaTTTCgtcaacttttaattttgaaacgtaggtaggtagctaatgtttaacattttatgaattaaatatttttacgtgCTTGTTCACTAAgtatattgtttttgaaaacgTGTAGAAGGTATCCAAAGTTTTGGATACATTTGAGGTCCATCAGATGCACCTACGGTAATAATTGTGGCACTGAGGAatgaatatagtatattaaacgCAATTTTATACCATGGttatgaaatattcaaatgtgCAAAATGCGGTACATCGTGGGTTCGTGCATGTTCACTGACCACTGCTATatcatgatatattatgttgtaattttacataatatattatatattatcataaggTATATAGTTGTTATTGTAATACCTACGTGTTGGCCGTTTGTCAGTTTGGCACACGCttcaactaaataataattttcactgtatctgataataataataattatgatatgaAACTCATCGGAAAATGTATATGCAGTGCATATAACGTGTATGTAAAACAAGAATATCGTTATTACCGTGTTTTTATGACCGTATTCAtagtcaatattttatgtttcacaTAAGGCATGTTAAATTATTGTCCTATTATGTGTGACACATAAATTTACTATGCCTACAGACATCAGACGACTATAATATGATGAACAATACAATATCCATCGGTGGCcgttatattttacaactttgACGTAATCTGCTGCACGGTAAGGTCTAAACGCCACCCTCCCCTGAAAAACCTCAACCTTCACATTTCAAAGgcgtataaaaatgtacaatacgaACATTTAATCATTAGCCTTACAACTTAATACTCAACGCATAACATGACAACTACGTGTCACCAGCGATCGTGGCGTACTTGGGCCACGCGGCAACCAACCACCACCGGACTAACCTCAACAAAAATTACGCGGAGAACACGTCCAAACCGGCGAAGTTGAATTTTAAACCATGTAAATATAAACACCACCATGTTGACACTGCCGTACACCACCAACATCACCACACTTCGCCCTACGGTCTACATCAGCTGCGTTCCAACcaccataataacaataacaacaaaaaataccACAGCATCACCACGTCAGCATACGTCCACCGGCGGTAGCGCCATCTCACGACCGCTTGCATGGCTGTCAGCGCCGCGAGTCCGATGTCGCCCATTACGTTCTCCACCTACAACAGCCACTTGTCCCGGCACTTGTTCCGTCACCCGTCACGTTCTCACGACCTGTCCCGCGGGTTGCCGAGTAACCGTAACGCGGGCGCGTTTGCTCGGACGCttgacgaccttgcccagccgGCGAGGCCAAACCGATACGGCTGCGTACCACATCAGCAACATCTCTAGCTGTACTCGTTCCGCGGCGCGACACATCCACCGCCGTTAATGTCAGCGTCGTTTGcacaacaatttattgttattatttcaacGACAGACAGTGATATTATATGATAGGagcttatattgtattatattaacggCAAACATCGATAAATGCGCGACATGATATTTTTCCACCCCACTCACTCACTATTATACTACTAAGTCTTTTTTCAATACTAAGAACTAACTGTTTTTAAGGAATTCAAAATAGGCAATTTTCTGTGTTTGTAGGTGGGTCGTGTAAATGTATGCGTAGTAACTAGTAAATTATCATTTGTGTGAGTGACTATGAAAAAGTGACTGATATATcgtcaataagtaataacgcaGCACTTTTCACACTAATATTACAAATGTGCATTTTAGTAAAACACTGAAACTTATTTCGTATTTCCAATCATATTTATTACTAGGAGACAATTTACTATGAACACttactatacaaattgaaaagaTTGTATAATAGTTTATCCAGCAGGCTTATATATGAGacaattttctatattttattttaaatgtctaatATTTAGTTCTAAAACTTGTGATTTCGGGTGACCGAAAAGTGGACCAACTGATCTCAATTAgacataatatcgttattattaaaatctgttttaaaaagtattatcgcaTTACTAATAATAGTCGCTCAGTTTGATAGAATAAAGATTGGTATGTTTCGGCCAAAATAATTGTCCGCCACCAATCCCCTCAACACGTAAccataactattaaatattgacaattattaataatcatcgCGACGGTATAGTtcaatcatattatcattattttacagTATACGCCTAAACGATATGTCACGTTGGTCTCGAGGCGTCATactatgtgtacctatattatatatcttaaatcTACCAAGGGTTCCCGTCCGCTTTCACCCCACGACCTAATCTTGAGCGATTTCTCCACTCGGGCCTTTACGCGTACCGTGTCCCTCTGTGGGcaatcgattattattattattattacatcctataatatgatatgagaAAACCACCGCTGCGTgtggaaattaatttaacgcGGTGCTGTTCGAACCCCAAACGGACACAGCTCATTACTTACAGAGTatcgacaatatattattatacgacattataatatctacgtATACACGAACGATCCgatccattataataatatacccgtTCGTTTTTTCATAACAGCCCTGCAGATCACTGACTTGGGAATTAACATCATGTGGTTCAGGCGCGAGTGTacctaaatagtatattatattctatacttaCACACCTAAAGGTAATAAAAGGTACACTAAAGGTTACGCTGCTCGTCGTCGTATTTCCTTAGCGCCAGTGTTTGAAAACAACGATTATGATGCTCCTAGGCGACTTTGtgggcattataatattattacattacattaacAACTATCTATGCGTCGAAAAGTTTAatacgtaatatttatattcttttCTACCCGACAACGGGCGAGAGTAGCTTTTTTTCATCGGTACGACATCGCAGACAttctctaaaataatattttataaatcatgagCCGCACGTCGTAAATATGCGCCAACGAGTCTATgctctatattatagtattatagtcacAGGGCCGTCCCTAGGGCAGGGCGAGCGTGGCCCACGCCCCGGGCCCCGCGCTCTCACCACAATTGGACAGGCCCCGCTTTCATAGATACAATAAAAGGTCAAGTtgatgagcaaaaaaaaaaaagtgcatatcatatttttttttcatgtacaatattgttgaatggaacaataaaattttatttatagtatttatattttataatattatttaatttttttttttatttaatacattagaCCCGTATACATTGGTAtggtatttgtatacaatactaatatattattcacttgCATTCTATTTTTGGCGGTGGTGTAGTTCCCTGAAAAATTAACGACGTCGCCTCGTCGCTCCGGCCGGCTCGCCCGCCCGTGAAATGCCCTCTACACAGTCGCTAACTATCGACAATTACCGATAATTACCATTTTCAGTCGATACTCGATGCTGTAGTTAGTAATAGACTAAGTTAGGTTCGGTtgggtattttatttattttattacaaaggTGTTTTTTGCCCATtacccatacatttatttaccaaGTGTAAATTCCACTGCACACTGGTatccacaatataaaataaatacattaaaagcaCCTACACATAGTTCGtcaaaaatagtaacaatattgtgatattttcatacaagtgacatattaaataaattatacaaatattctacattttttGCCCCAACTTGaggtataatatcaataatggtCTTTAGAAAAATTAACGCGCTCGAAATTCTAATGCTGGGGGCCGACGAGAACGATAAACATATTACTGGCCGGCTAGTAGTAatacacgtcgtcgtcgtctgggAGATTTTCTCGGTCTCTGTGTTGGACGATTTGTATTAGCTCATTAGCAATTCTCGATTAAATCCCAACGtacacgtatacatattatcttcGCTCAAACAAAAGATGGCAACTAACTATTATAACATCGACGCTGTAAACGTCATATTGCTCGAAATCTTAGAAGACATTGTTGTCAACATTATGGATGGCACTTACGCTGACGAAACAGACGAATATCTCGTGGGTTTAGTTACCCTTCTTCTGTCTGCCATTGATTCGGGCGCTACTACTGCGAGTGGCGACGATCAGACCCCGGAGTCGGAGCCTGAAGGACAAAATCCGATTCTTGGAGGCGCAGATGGACAGGAGTTCGACGAAGACGCCGAGGAGTCCGTCTCCTTGCACAGTGATGTATTGACGAGCGGCGATGCGCTGTCATCTGCAGCAGAGTCGGAGCTTGCTCCGATCCCAGAGGCAGCACCGCTCGTCCACAACAACACTGTCCAGGAAGACGACAATTCGAAAATTTCGGAAGCAGAAGAGGTCCATTCCGTTTTGTTGGCGAGCAGCTGTACGTCGTCGTGTGGGGACGCGCCGTCCTCGGAGTCGGGGCCTGTCGATCCCACTCCGACTCCTGAGGGCGGACCGCTCGACGACGTTTCGCGTACAGAAGACGTGTTGGATGAGAAAATTGAGCCGGCCAGGGGTATAGTTGTGAAAAATAGTCTTGGTGAGCTGGTCGGTTGGCTGGACCCGGCGGCAGCACCCGGAAAAATCGATCCACCTCGTACGAGGTGGAAAAGCGTAAGACGCTTTTTCCGGGCTCTGTGCTGCTGCCGATGAGAACCCGTCCGCAGCTCACCCCTTGGCCGTAGACGACGGGCAGGATGACGGCGACACAGAGGAGGGGAGGATGTGAGAAAGAGCACGGACGGTgcgcggcggtaagtcacccacGCACGTTCTCCGGTCACCCACGGCGCGACGGGTTGTTCGCGGGCGTAGCGCGCTTGGTCGTCTTTGacgcgcgagaccctctggcggctcggcgagcgcccggctgcagttacggtcaagtggagcggcggcggcgacggaggACGGCGACGACACGGCGGCTAGTAGTAGAGGTACCGGCGCGGGCAACGATTCCGCCCCGGCGGTACACCGACGATGACGACGGCGATGGCGACTCGGTACGACGGCAGCGGCAGAGACCTTGGCACGGGGTGAGTGGTATGGAGATTTGCGTGCTAGGAACACGGGGACGTCAGCGCCGCCGGATCCAAGGAAACTTAACGGTTTCAGGGTCTGGCGGCGCGCGACTTCACCACCGCGGCGGCGGAACGCAGAAGCGGCCGAAGGGACAACGCCAGGGCGAAAATTACCGAGAGTTGAGGATCGCGCTGCGGTCCGCTGACCCTCGCCTTTTCGCCCCGCGGTAATCCCACATTGGCCGCTTCGCTCGTCCCCGCCGGTTCCGCAGCACAAAATCTGGATTCGCTCGCTCCGTGTCTTGGTCTTCGCCGTCCGTCGGCAGAGTCGTCGCGCCGTCGACCGTCAACGCGCACAACATCGCGCACTATAGCCGCCGTTCGTCGCCGACATCCGTGGTCTCTCCGCGGCCGTATCGGTTTGGCCTCGCCGACTGAGCAAGGTCGTCAAGCGTCCGAGCAAACGCGCCCGCGGCATACTCGGCAACCCGCGGGACAGGTCTTGAGAACgtgcagaggtgaccagtggccaatAACATTGCATATATCCGCACCAAAATTCGCCATCTTGCATCCTCTCCCCCTTGTTGATTGTGTCCTGACCTCCTGCCCgacgtattttttttccttttatttctttaaattatttcaaattgttcatatattataaatttcgattttttttttcttattctcggccctttttttaatatattattgatagctAATGTGCTAATTTTTCACAACCAAAATACTATttctgttttgaaaaatattttttctacttttttgtattattttttgtttttgttgttaataaataaattttgtgaaaacaaaaaaatattgtttctttttttttcgctTTGTCGAGTGTATATCTAATCATTTGttacagatttaacgactaAAAAATCGTTAgaatatataacttaaataaaaaaattcgttagTTAATTATACAGAGTATAAACGCTacacggatattataatatgtaccaagaAATATTTAAGCCATCAAACACTAAAGGCGACGAAAACTgttgaataaatcataaaataacgcATTACACCGCGGCGGGAACGACATGGACAGttgtataaactatactatacgagggttctaaataacaatatgtatttaatagtatatagttaatacaaaataattttaaaaaaggtggataagtggatgtcgctctgctgtacagtaggttacaagtggtcactgtaatggatggtgttaaattcgaattttttaaaatatatttcaggtGAATAGCATTAACTTAATGCAAatgtaaa harbors:
- the LOC132942474 gene encoding uncharacterized protein LOC132942474, producing MATNYYNIDAVNVILLEILEDIVVNIMDGTYADETDEYLVGLVTLLLSAIDSGATTASGDDQTPESEPEGQNPILGGADGQEFDEDAEESVSLHSDVLTSGDALSSAAESELAPIPEAAPLVHNNTVQEDDNSKISEAEEVHSVLLASSYVLDEKIEPARGIVVKNSLGELVGWLDPAAAPGKIDPPRTRWKSVRRFFRALCCCR